A part of Cannabis sativa cultivar Pink pepper isolate KNU-18-1 chromosome 6, ASM2916894v1, whole genome shotgun sequence genomic DNA contains:
- the LOC115724721 gene encoding uncharacterized protein LOC115724721: MAVVAAKSFILTKFSSPLLYVTKNGKRFGIILGQKRNFSENSKTQKGPIFPLRISTTLITQSAIAVFGLGFIDAGYSGDWSRIGVISKENEDLLKAAAFIVVPLCLFFIVSLSKQRES; this comes from the exons ATGGCAGTGGTTGCAGCAAAGAGCTTTATCTTAACCAAGTTTTCCTCTCCTTTATTATATGTGACCAAAAATGGCAAGAGATTTGGTATCATATTAGGTCAAAAGAGGAATTTTTCTGAGAACTCAAAAACTCAGAAAGGTCCCATTTTTCCACTGAGGATTTCAACCACACTCATTACTCAATCAGCCATTGCTGTGTTTGGATTAGGATTCATTGATGCAGG GTATAGTGGAGACTGGTCAAGAATTGGAGTGATCTCAAAAGAGAATGAAGATTTACTTAAAGCTGCAGCCTTTATAGTTGTTCCTCTATGTTTGTTTTTTATAGTGAGTTTATCCAAACAGAGAGAGAGTTAG
- the LOC115695830 gene encoding nuclear pore complex protein NUP43, with the protein MAITSHPQPPQIQRFPQSKYIDAVRWLPPVTALDRFAAIAFFDSDSDTSSVEIYSIGSNNPPNLAPQSSWVSPSRVSSLKASQSQHRPFVAAATFSSSLHVLFSDPMDASSLESEISIPGKVLHEGPISCIDLMDGELECLTVGEDGKINVVSIGVSNLNHRRVFDSSGLVSYTATKWASPAEFATAGYGFSLQWWDQRKPGGAVSQFKGDWAQRRTSGIVHSIDIHPSRKHTCLAGGSLGTVFAWDLRWPQQPIILSGVGTGDAGAHSPSESEVWEVQYDRYATSVNMGNSSSSKILPAMICSEDGILAVIEQGEEPLELVAEPCAINSFDIDRQNPSDVICSLEWESIAVLSRS; encoded by the exons ATGGCGATCACATCACACCCACAGCCTCCCCAAATCCAAAGGTTCCCTCAGTCCAAATACATAGACGCAGTCCGGTGGCTACCTCCAGTCACGGCCTTGGACCGGTTCGCAGCCATCGCCTTTTTCGACTCCGATTCCGACACTTCCTCCGTTGAAATATACTCAATTGGCTCCAACAACCCACCAAACCTAGCTCCTCAGTCTTCGTGGGTTTCTCCCTCGAGGGTCTCTTCTCTCAAAGCCTCTCAATCCCAACACAGACCTTTTGTTGCCGCTGCAACTTTTTCGAGCTCTCTACATGTCCTGTTCTCCGATCCAATGGACGCTTCGTCGCTCGAATCGGAGATTTCTATCCCGGGGAAGGTTTTACACGAAGGACCCATTTCTTGTATTGATTTAATGGACGGTGAGCTTGAGTGTTTGACTGTTGGAGAAGATGGGAAGATCAATGTGGTGTCTATTGGGGTTTCGAATTTGAATCACCGGAGAGTTTTTGATAGCAGTGGTTTGGTTTCTTACACTGCGACGAAATGGGCTTCTCCGGCTGAGTTTGCGACTGCTGGATATGGGTTTAGTCTTCAATGGTGGGATCAGAGGAAACCCGGTGGAGCTGTTTCTCAGTTCAAGGGCGACTG GGCTCAAAGAAGAACTTCGGGAATTGTTCATTCCATTGATATTCATCCATCACGTAAACATACATGTCTG GCAGGAGGTTCTTTAGGTACTGTATTTGCCTGGGATCTCAGATGGCCACAACAGCCAATAATTCTTTCCGGGGTTGGGACAGGTGATGCCGGAGCTCATTCTCCATCCGAAagtgaggtttgggaggttcaGTATGACCGCTACGCAACGTCTGTGAACATGGGAAATAGTTCATCTTCAAAAATTTTGCCAGCTATGATCTGCTCAGAAGATGGTATCCTTGCTGTTATTGAACAag GTGAAGAACCCCTTGAGCTTGTGGCAGAACCATGTGCCATCAACAGCTTCGACATTGATCGACAAAACCCTTCG GATGTAATATGTAGTTTGGAATGGGAATCTATTGCAGTGTTGTCAAGGTCATAA
- the LOC115694909 gene encoding uncharacterized protein LOC115694909 → MHALAYCSTASQCWEKAPIQLPLQQETSFVDWCVTVFNTATVETRKLFCTLCWALWSARNDKVWKNKDTNASFIFAFATCYLDQWKSAQTPYLETSRTGLLVNVDASIFGSSQDYGDGIVARDEHGYMLEGVSRLCHGNIRPELAEAIGVREALSWIKDKQWPNVILETDCLVVYGDVPTDMLPFLVAEFEV, encoded by the exons ATGCATGCACTTGCTTATTGTTCTACAGCGTCTCAGTGTTGGGAGAAAGCTCCAATACAGCTTCCATTGCAGCAGGAAACCAGTTTTGTCGACTGGTGTGTAACTGTCTTCAACACAGCCACTGTAGAGACCCGAAAATTGTTTTGTACTTTGTGTTGGGCTTTATGGAGTGCAAGGAATGATAAGGTATGGAAGAACAAAGACACAAATGCCTCCTTTATTTTTGCATTTGCCACATGCTATCTTGATCAATGGAAGTCGGCTCAAACTCCTTATTTGGAGACATCACGGACAGGTTTGCTG GTTAATGTGGATGCATCAATTTTTGGAAGCAGTCAAGATTATGGTGATGGGATTGTGGCAAGGGATGAACATGGCTATATGCTAGAAGGAGTGTCTCGGTTGTGCCATGGAAACATTCGACCGGAGTTAGCTGAAGCAATTGGAGTTCGAGAGGCTCTTAGCTGGATTAAAGATAAGCAATGGCCAAATGTGATCTTAGAAACTGATTGTTTGGTGGTG TATGGGGATGTCCCAACTGATATGCTTCCTTTTTTGGTTGCAGAATTTGAAGTTTAA
- the LOC115695838 gene encoding large ribosomal subunit protein bL35c — protein sequence MASATTMAVSFRLPHSPFSPTPSRLTSTSVRLAPFNKANSLKLSSSQTISGFNSVLPHKLSAVTPSPNSPRSLTIVAAKGYKMKTHKASAKRFRVTGRGKIVRRGAGKQHLLYKKNNKRKLRLSKMHPVCKSDYDNVIKALPYLKVNRNAK from the exons ATGGCTTCTGCAACAACTATGGCGGTCTCCTTCCGACTTCCACATTCACCATTTTCTCCCACCCCGTCTCGACTCACTTCCACCTCTGTTCGACTCGCCCCTTTCAACAAAGCCAACTCCTTAAAGCTCAGCTCCTCGCAAACCATTTCTGGCTTCAATTCGGTTCTTCCCCACAAACTCTCCGCAGTCACTCCTAGCCCTAATTCCCCGCGCTCTCTCACAATTGTCGCTGCCAAAGGCTACAAAATGAAAACCCACAAG GCTTCGGCTAAGCGGTTCAGGGTGACTGGTAGAGGGAAAATAGTTCGGAGGGGAGCTGGAAAACAACATTTACTTTACAAGAAGAACAATAAGAGGAAATTAAGACTCTCCAAAATG CATCCAGTCTGCAAAAGTGACTATGACAATGTGATTAAAGCCTTGCCATATCTGAAAGTAAACAGAAATGCCAAGTAG